The Xenopus laevis strain J_2021 chromosome 7S, Xenopus_laevis_v10.1, whole genome shotgun sequence genome includes a window with the following:
- the LOC108697277 gene encoding eukaryotic translation initiation factor 4 gamma 3 isoform X8 → MSLPQKAALKPTGTGALVLGPPPTLVPPPAAPAAIRALQPPPQISRGALQQTLDERIFTPSAVSAVYSTVAAQVARQPGPPAPSPYSTHDLTKGHPNLAATPPGHASSPGLSQASYASGQSPAPTLVYPQPPQTMSSQPQTRSPFAAGPRPAHHQGGFRPIQFFQRPQIQPPRAAIQTSSPSIRTGAQTQSAVYQPNQHIMMVNHLPLSYAMPQGPQYCIPQYRHSAPPYVGPPQQYPVQPPGPNPFYPGPGPGDFPNPYGAPFYSSPPVYQSAPIIVPTQQQQQQPPPPAKREKKPIRIRDPNQGGKDITEEIMSGVGSRNSTPPILRPSSTPTPPQQLPSQEHGPVVYRTLGSPHLMATFPAAPVSEPKPEEKPKPDLTLKSSPPLCVGPESIDFDSSDAMEQGPRPASSERAEPCLLRGVSPAPIVVATVPSTQAFPCHLEDTRGSESPTQAPTPTPLQDLDPAETEESVCKDSVGQIPPADAPATAQEMNGLGDDIGTADGALGEEPAEVDLAELPDLATSMDSEIEFTTPSNVPLSSPQPSPPPPLIAATLLTTTRLSPPAAAPPCAQDVEEQEDEGTTSILESEAEEQNKGKTEGDSELEADVKFLSISSTQSPVEAPTTAISAPKMWQKPKDETLDMGETSQSDAEPQYDADLLEDKVTEVDQDPVTCSSSSAVETEHLYLSNMKAQEQNGEVEPIRNGADANSEGEGTDLPSSSEEGSAYPYTKAEGSAVEESSDASQEPPAPQADGKRQYNRDFLLGFQFMPACVHKPEGLPPISDVVLDKINQPKLPIRALDTRMLQRGPDFTPAYADFGRPAPGGRGMPLLSVGPRRSQPGQRREPRKIIMNISVSDDIHLKKAENAWKPNVKRESLPEDPDSIRTQALFRKVRSILNKLTPQMFNQLMKQVTDLTVDTEERLKGVIDLVFEKAIDEPGFSVAYANMCRCLATLKVPMADKPGSTVNFRKLLLNRCQKEFEKDKADDDVFEKKQKDLELATTQPEEKSRLQEELEEAKDKARRRSIGNIKFIGELFKLKMLTEAIMHDCVVKLLKNHDEESLECLCRLLTTIGKDLDFEKAKPRMDQYFHQMVKIVKERKTSSRIRFMLQDIIDLRLNNWVSRRADQGPKTIEQIHKEAKIEEQEEQRKVQQLMTKEKRRPAGVQRVDEGGWNTVQGAKNNRVLDPSKFLKITKPTIDEKIQLVPKAQPGSWLKGSSGGAKASETESLRPGAPGLNRFSALQQPLSSVSSSSSSADLESRRLITSSRGSAGREKNDKSSAPSSVSAAPRPSPPLHDLGDNQEEHRRETLQTVKQLSSITEPDKNTVPERRPKEPAKSEPSEPDKLTLSEEEMERKSKAIIDEFLHIHDYKEAMQCVEEFGANGPLSAFVRQGVESTLERSQITRDHMGQLLYQLVQSGTLSKQDFFTGFSETLELADDMAIDIPHIWLYLAELVTPMLKEGGISLRELITEFGKALLPVGRGGVLLSEILHLLCKQMSHKRVATLWRETGLQWNDLLPEGEDVQSFVSEKNLDFTLSDCSSPSENLSKKEMSAEEQNKRLEQLIIQEKANDEQIFDWVEANLEESQMSSPTFLRALMTAVCKTAILGDCSSCRVDTSFLKQRVPVLLKYLDSDTERELQALYALQALIVTLDQPPNLLRMFFDCLYDEEVISEDAFYKWESSKDPAEQDGKGVALKSVTAFFTWLREAEEESEDN, encoded by the exons GGAGGATTCAGACCCATCCAG tttttccaGAGGCCCCAGATTCAGCCCCCCCGTGCCGCCATCCAGACCAGTAGCCCCTCCATCCGGACTGGAGCCCAGACGCAGAGTGCAGTGTATCAGCCCAACCAGCACATCATGATGGTCAATCACCTGCCACTGTCATACGCCATGCCCCAGGGACCCCAGTACTGCATCCCCCAG TACCGACACAGCGCTCCTCCATACGTGGGGCCTCCTCAGCAGTATCCAGTCCAGCCGCCTGGTCCTAATCCGTTCTATCCTGGCCCGGGTCCTGGAGACTTTCCAAACCCTTATG GAGCCCCGTTCTACTCGAGCCCTCCTGTGTACCAGTCTGCGCCCATCATTGTGCCAacacagcagcaacagcagcagcccCCGCCTCCTGCCAAGCGAGAGAAGAAGCCG ATTAGAATACGAGACCCCAATCAAGGGGGCAAAGATATCACAGAGGAAATCATGTCTGGAGTGGGCAGCCGGAACTCCACCCCACCCATCCTCAGACCCAGCTCTACACCGACGCCCCCTCAG CAGCTGCCTAGCCAGGAGCATGGCCCAGTGGTGTACAGGACTTTGGGGAGTCCTCATCTCATGGCAACTTTCCCTGCTGCTCCTGTCAGCGAACCCAAACCAG AGGAGAAGCCAAAACCAGACCTCACATTAAAATCCAGCCCTCCCCTGTGTGTGGGGCCCGAGTCCATTGATTTTGACAGCAGTGATGCCATGGAACAGGGGCCCAGACCCGCCTCTTCTGAACGAGCTGAACCATGTCTTCTGCGGGGGGTATCACCAGCTCCCATTGTAGTAGCCACTGTGCCCAGCACACAAGCCTTTCCTTGCCACCTGGAAGATACGAGGGGAAGCGAGAGCCCAACACAGGCCCCTACCCCCACCCCTCTGCAAGACTTGGACCCGGCTGAGACAGAGGAGAGTGTATGCAAGGACTCTGTGGGGCAAATCCCACCGGCTGATGCCCCAGCGACTGCTCAAGAGATGAATGGACTAGGGGATGATATTGGCACAGCAGACGGTGCCCTGGGGGAGGAACCAGCAGAAGTGGATTTGGCCGAGTTGCCCGACTTGGCCACATCGATGGATTCAGAGATTGAATTCACTACTCCTTCCAACGTGCCTCTCTCCTCCCCACagccctctcctcctcctcctctcattGCTGCTACTCTACTCACTACCACTAGACTCTCCCCTCCTGCCGCTGCCCCCCCCTGTGCCCAAGATGTGGAAGAGCAGGAGGACGAGGGCACAACTTCCATCCTAGAGAGTGAAGCAGAGGAACAGAACAAAGGGAAAACAGAGGGGGACTCCGAACTGGAAGCCGATGTGAAATTCCTGAGCATCAGCTCTACACAAAGCCCAGTGGAAG CCCCAACCACCGCCATAAGTGCACCAAAGATGTGGCAGAAACCAAAAGATGAGACTCTAGATATGGGGGAGACTTCACAGTCCGACGCAGAG CCACAATATGATGCTGATCTCCTGGAGGACAAAGTCACAGAAGTGGATCAAGATCCAGTcacctgcagcagcagcagcgcagtAGAAACAGAGCACCTGTACCTGAGCAATATGAAAGCACAGGAGCAGAATGGAGAGGTGGAACCAATACGCAATGGGGCTGATGCCAACTCTGAGGGTGAAGGGACAGATTTACCATCAAGCTCAGAGGAAGGTTCGGCCTACCCTTATACTAAAGCAG AGGGCAGTGCAGTTGAGGAATCTTCTGATGCCTCTCAGGAGCCCCCGGCACCCCAAGCTGATGGCAAGCGTCAGTATAATCGGGATTTCTTGCTGGGCTTCCAGTTCATGCCTGCGTGTGTTCATAAGCCTGAGGGCCTTCCCCCAATCAGCGATGTCGTTCTGGACAAG ATCAATCAGCCCAAGTTACCCATTAGGGCCCTGGACACTCGGATGCTGCAGAGAGGGCCAGACTTCACCCCTGCCTATGCAGATTTTGGGAGACCTGCCCCCGGTGGCCGAGGCATGCCA CTACTGAGTGTGGGTCCCAGGAGGTCCCAGCCAGGACAGAGGCGGGAGCCCAGGAAAATCATCATGAATATCTCTGTGAGCGACGACATCCACTTGAAAAAAGCAGAAAACGCCTGGAAGCCCAATGTCAAAAGGGAAAGTCTGCCGGAGGATCCAGACAGCATCAGAACTCAG GCCCTGTTCCGCAAGGTCCGAAGCATTCTGAACAAACTCACCCCCCAGATGTTCAACCAACTCATGAAGCAGGTGACGGATCTGACTGTAGACACGGAGGAGAGACTCAAAGGAGTCATTGATCTGGTGTTTGAGAAAGCAATCGATGAGCCCGGCTTCTCCGTGGCCTATGCCAACATGTGCCGATGCCTTGCTACG CTGAAAGTGCCGATGGCCGACAAGCCGGGGAGCACGGTGAACTTCCGCAAGCTGCTGCTGAACCGCTGCCAGAAGGAGTTTGAAAAAGACAAAGCAGACGACGATGTTTTTGAAAAGAAGCAAAAAGATCTAGAATTGGCCACAACg CAGCCAGAGGAGAAGTCGCGGCTACAGGAGGAGCTGGAAGAGGCTAAAGACAAAGCCCGGCGCAGGTCCATTGggaacataaagtttattggagagtTATTTAAGCTGAAGATGCTGACAGAAGCCATTATGCACGACTGTGTGGTCAAACTGCTCAAGAACCACGACGAGGAATCACTCGAGTGCTTGTGCCGGTTACTCACCACCATCGGCAAAGACCTGGACTTTGAGAAAGCCAAA CCACGTATGGATCAGTACTTTCACCAGATGGTGAAGATCGTAAAGGAGAGAAAAACCTCTTCTAGAATCCGGTTTATGCTGCAGGACATTATAGACCTCAGACTG AATAACTGGGTGTCCCGGAGGGCAGACCAGGGGCCCAAGACCATCGAGCAGATCCATAAAGAGGCCAAAATAGAAGAACAGGAGGAACAGAGAAAAGTGCAGCAGTTAATGACCAAAGAGAAGAGGAGACCAG CAGGGGTGCAGAGAGTGGATGAAGGCGGATGGAACACGGTGCAGGGGGCAAAGAATAACAGGGTGCTGGACCCTTCCAAGTTTCTGAAAATCACTAAG CCCACCATAGATGAGAAGATCCAGTTGGTTCCCAAAGCTCAGCCTGGCAGCTGGTTAAAGGGGAGCAGTGGAGGTGCCAAGGCCAGTGAGACTG AATCTCTGAGACCAGGAGCCCCCGGCCTGAACAGGTTCTCTGCCCTGCAGCAGCCACTCTCTTctgtgtcttcttcctcctcctcagcTGATCTGGAATCTCGCAGGTTAATAACCAG TAGCCGTGGAAGTGCAGGGCGAGAGAAAAACGACAAATCTTCTGCACCTTCATCCGTCTCCGCTGCACCCCGTCCCAGCCCCCCCCTGCACGACTTGGGTGATAATCAGGAAGAACATCGCCGGGAGACCCTCCAGACTGTGAAACAGCTGAGCAGCATCACTGAACCCGACAAGAACACTGTGCCAGAAAGACGCCCCAAAGAGCCAG CCAAGTCCGAGCCATCAGAACCAGACAAACTAACTCTGTCGGAAGAGGAGATGGAGAGGAAATCCAAGGCCATCATTGATGAGTTCCTCCATATTCACGACTACAAG GAGGCCATGCAGTGTGTCGAGGAGTTTGGTGCCAACGGGCCGCTGTCAGCGTTTGTGCGACAGGGAGTGGAGTCGACGCTGGAACGGAGTCAGATCACCAGGGATCACATGGGACAGCTCCTCTACCAGCTGGTCCAGTCGGGCACACTCAGCAAACAGGACTTCTTCACAGG GTTCTCAGAGACTCTGGAGCTGGCAGACGACATGGCTATTGATATCCCCCACATCTGGCTGTACCTAGCCGAGCTGGTGACCCCCATGTTGAAAGAAGGCGGGATCTCTCTACGAGAACTGATAAC AGAGTTTGGTAAAGCTCTGCTCCCTGTGGGACGTGGAGGAGTATTATTGTCAGAAATATTGCACCTTCTATGCAAACAAATG AGCCATAAGCGAGTAGCCACATTGTGGAGAGAGACCGGACTTCAGTGGAATGACCTGTTACCTGAAGGAGAAGATGTCCAGAGCTTTGTCAGTGAGAAG AACTTGGACTTCACGCTGTCCGACTGCTCCAGCCCTTCTGagaatctttccaagaaagagatGTCGGCCGAGGAGCAGAACAAGAGGctggagcagctcattatacaggaAAAGGCTAACGATGAGCAGATCTTTGATTGGGTAGAG GCTAATCTAGAGGAGAGTCAGATGAGTTCGCCTACATTCCTTAGAGCTTTAATGACGGCGGTGTGCAAAACGGCAATTTTAG GGGACTGTTCTTCCTGCCGCGTGGACACTTCCTTCCTCAAGCAGAGGGTTCCAGTTCTACTAAAGTATCTGGACTCTGACACAGAGCGAGAACTACAAGCACTTTATGCACTACAAGCATTAATAGTAACACTTGATCAACCTCCCA ACTTGTTGCGCATGTTTTTCGATTGCCTCTATGACGAGGAGGTGATTTCGGAGGACGCCTTCTACAAATGGGAGAGCAGTAAGGACCCAGCAGAACAAGATGGCAAGGGGGTGGCACTAAAGTCGGTGACGGCCTTCTTCACGTGGCTGCGGGAGGCAGAGGAGGAGTCGGAGGACAACTAG
- the LOC108697277 gene encoding eukaryotic translation initiation factor 4 gamma 3 isoform X19, translated as MSLPQKAALKPTGTGALVLGPPPTLVPPPAAPAAIRALQPPPQISRGALQQTLDERIFTPSAVSAVYSTVAAQVARQPGPPAPSPYSTHDLTKGHPNLAATPPGHASSPGLSQASYASGQSPAPTLVYPQPPQTMSSQPQTRSPFAAGPRPAHHQGGFRPIQFFQRPQIQPPRAAIQTSSPSIRTGAQTQSAVYQPNQHIMMVNHLPLSYAMPQGPQYCIPQYRHSAPPYVGPPQQYPVQPPGPNPFYPGPGPGDFPNPYGAPFYSSPPVYQSAPIIVPTQQQQQQPPPPAKREKKPIRIRDPNQGGKDITEEIMSGVGSRNSTPPILRPSSTPTPPQQLPSQEHGPVVYRTLGSPHLMATFPAAPVSEPKPEEKPKPDLTLKSSPPLCVGPESIDFDSSDAMEQGPRPASSERAEPCLLRGVSPAPIVVATVPSTQAFPCHLEDTRGSESPTQAPTPTPLQDLDPAETEESVCKDSVGQIPPADAPATAQEMNGLGDDIGTADGALGEEPAEVDLAELPDLATSMDSEIEFTTPSNVPLSSPQPSPPPPLIAATLLTTTRLSPPAAAPPCAQDVEEQEDEGTTSILESEAEEQNKGKTEGDSELEADVKFLSISSTQSPVEAPTTAISAPKMWQKPKDETLDMGETSQSDAEPQYDADLLEDKVTEVDQDPVTCSSSSAVETEHLYLSNMKAQEQNGEVEPIRNGADANSEGEGTDLPSSSEEGSAYPYTKAEGSAVEESSDASQEPPAPQADGKRQYNRDFLLGFQFMPACVHKPEGLPPISDVVLDKINQPKLPIRALDTRMLQRGPDFTPAYADFGRPAPGGRGMPLLSVGPRRSQPGQRREPRKIIMNISVSDDIHLKKAENAWKPNVKRESLPEDPDSIRTQALFRKVRSILNKLTPQMFNQLMKQVTDLTVDTEERLKGVIDLVFEKAIDEPGFSVAYANMCRCLATLKVPMADKPGSTVNFRKLLLNRCQKEFEKDKADDDVFEKKQKDLELATTPEEKSRLQEELEEAKDKARRRSIGNIKFIGELFKLKMLTEAIMHDCVVKLLKNHDEESLECLCRLLTTIGKDLDFEKAKPRMDQYFHQMVKIVKERKTSSRIRFMLQDIIDLRLNNWVSRRADQGPKTIEQIHKEAKIEEQEEQRKVQQLMTKEKRRPAGVQRVDEGGWNTVQGAKNNRVLDPSKFLKITKPTIDEKIQLVPKAQPGSWLKGSSGGAKASETESLRPGAPGLNRFSALQQPLSSVSSSSSSADLESRRLITSRGSAGREKNDKSSAPSSVSAAPRPSPPLHDLGDNQEEHRRETLQTVKQLSSITEPDKNTVPERRPKEPAKSEPSEPDKLTLSEEEMERKSKAIIDEFLHIHDYKEAMQCVEEFGANGPLSAFVRQGVESTLERSQITRDHMGQLLYQLVQSGTLSKQDFFTGFSETLELADDMAIDIPHIWLYLAELVTPMLKEGGISLRELITEFGKALLPVGRGGVLLSEILHLLCKQMSHKRVATLWRETGLQWNDLLPEGEDVQSFVSEKNLDFTLSDCSSPSENLSKKEMSAEEQNKRLEQLIIQEKANDEQIFDWVEANLEESQMSSPTFLRALMTAVCKTAILGDCSSCRVDTSFLKQRVPVLLKYLDSDTERELQALYALQALIVTLDQPPNLLRMFFDCLYDEEVISEDAFYKWESSKDPAEQDGKGVALKSVTAFFTWLREAEEESEDN; from the exons GGAGGATTCAGACCCATCCAG tttttccaGAGGCCCCAGATTCAGCCCCCCCGTGCCGCCATCCAGACCAGTAGCCCCTCCATCCGGACTGGAGCCCAGACGCAGAGTGCAGTGTATCAGCCCAACCAGCACATCATGATGGTCAATCACCTGCCACTGTCATACGCCATGCCCCAGGGACCCCAGTACTGCATCCCCCAG TACCGACACAGCGCTCCTCCATACGTGGGGCCTCCTCAGCAGTATCCAGTCCAGCCGCCTGGTCCTAATCCGTTCTATCCTGGCCCGGGTCCTGGAGACTTTCCAAACCCTTATG GAGCCCCGTTCTACTCGAGCCCTCCTGTGTACCAGTCTGCGCCCATCATTGTGCCAacacagcagcaacagcagcagcccCCGCCTCCTGCCAAGCGAGAGAAGAAGCCG ATTAGAATACGAGACCCCAATCAAGGGGGCAAAGATATCACAGAGGAAATCATGTCTGGAGTGGGCAGCCGGAACTCCACCCCACCCATCCTCAGACCCAGCTCTACACCGACGCCCCCTCAG CAGCTGCCTAGCCAGGAGCATGGCCCAGTGGTGTACAGGACTTTGGGGAGTCCTCATCTCATGGCAACTTTCCCTGCTGCTCCTGTCAGCGAACCCAAACCAG AGGAGAAGCCAAAACCAGACCTCACATTAAAATCCAGCCCTCCCCTGTGTGTGGGGCCCGAGTCCATTGATTTTGACAGCAGTGATGCCATGGAACAGGGGCCCAGACCCGCCTCTTCTGAACGAGCTGAACCATGTCTTCTGCGGGGGGTATCACCAGCTCCCATTGTAGTAGCCACTGTGCCCAGCACACAAGCCTTTCCTTGCCACCTGGAAGATACGAGGGGAAGCGAGAGCCCAACACAGGCCCCTACCCCCACCCCTCTGCAAGACTTGGACCCGGCTGAGACAGAGGAGAGTGTATGCAAGGACTCTGTGGGGCAAATCCCACCGGCTGATGCCCCAGCGACTGCTCAAGAGATGAATGGACTAGGGGATGATATTGGCACAGCAGACGGTGCCCTGGGGGAGGAACCAGCAGAAGTGGATTTGGCCGAGTTGCCCGACTTGGCCACATCGATGGATTCAGAGATTGAATTCACTACTCCTTCCAACGTGCCTCTCTCCTCCCCACagccctctcctcctcctcctctcattGCTGCTACTCTACTCACTACCACTAGACTCTCCCCTCCTGCCGCTGCCCCCCCCTGTGCCCAAGATGTGGAAGAGCAGGAGGACGAGGGCACAACTTCCATCCTAGAGAGTGAAGCAGAGGAACAGAACAAAGGGAAAACAGAGGGGGACTCCGAACTGGAAGCCGATGTGAAATTCCTGAGCATCAGCTCTACACAAAGCCCAGTGGAAG CCCCAACCACCGCCATAAGTGCACCAAAGATGTGGCAGAAACCAAAAGATGAGACTCTAGATATGGGGGAGACTTCACAGTCCGACGCAGAG CCACAATATGATGCTGATCTCCTGGAGGACAAAGTCACAGAAGTGGATCAAGATCCAGTcacctgcagcagcagcagcgcagtAGAAACAGAGCACCTGTACCTGAGCAATATGAAAGCACAGGAGCAGAATGGAGAGGTGGAACCAATACGCAATGGGGCTGATGCCAACTCTGAGGGTGAAGGGACAGATTTACCATCAAGCTCAGAGGAAGGTTCGGCCTACCCTTATACTAAAGCAG AGGGCAGTGCAGTTGAGGAATCTTCTGATGCCTCTCAGGAGCCCCCGGCACCCCAAGCTGATGGCAAGCGTCAGTATAATCGGGATTTCTTGCTGGGCTTCCAGTTCATGCCTGCGTGTGTTCATAAGCCTGAGGGCCTTCCCCCAATCAGCGATGTCGTTCTGGACAAG ATCAATCAGCCCAAGTTACCCATTAGGGCCCTGGACACTCGGATGCTGCAGAGAGGGCCAGACTTCACCCCTGCCTATGCAGATTTTGGGAGACCTGCCCCCGGTGGCCGAGGCATGCCA CTACTGAGTGTGGGTCCCAGGAGGTCCCAGCCAGGACAGAGGCGGGAGCCCAGGAAAATCATCATGAATATCTCTGTGAGCGACGACATCCACTTGAAAAAAGCAGAAAACGCCTGGAAGCCCAATGTCAAAAGGGAAAGTCTGCCGGAGGATCCAGACAGCATCAGAACTCAG GCCCTGTTCCGCAAGGTCCGAAGCATTCTGAACAAACTCACCCCCCAGATGTTCAACCAACTCATGAAGCAGGTGACGGATCTGACTGTAGACACGGAGGAGAGACTCAAAGGAGTCATTGATCTGGTGTTTGAGAAAGCAATCGATGAGCCCGGCTTCTCCGTGGCCTATGCCAACATGTGCCGATGCCTTGCTACG CTGAAAGTGCCGATGGCCGACAAGCCGGGGAGCACGGTGAACTTCCGCAAGCTGCTGCTGAACCGCTGCCAGAAGGAGTTTGAAAAAGACAAAGCAGACGACGATGTTTTTGAAAAGAAGCAAAAAGATCTAGAATTGGCCACAACg CCAGAGGAGAAGTCGCGGCTACAGGAGGAGCTGGAAGAGGCTAAAGACAAAGCCCGGCGCAGGTCCATTGggaacataaagtttattggagagtTATTTAAGCTGAAGATGCTGACAGAAGCCATTATGCACGACTGTGTGGTCAAACTGCTCAAGAACCACGACGAGGAATCACTCGAGTGCTTGTGCCGGTTACTCACCACCATCGGCAAAGACCTGGACTTTGAGAAAGCCAAA CCACGTATGGATCAGTACTTTCACCAGATGGTGAAGATCGTAAAGGAGAGAAAAACCTCTTCTAGAATCCGGTTTATGCTGCAGGACATTATAGACCTCAGACTG AATAACTGGGTGTCCCGGAGGGCAGACCAGGGGCCCAAGACCATCGAGCAGATCCATAAAGAGGCCAAAATAGAAGAACAGGAGGAACAGAGAAAAGTGCAGCAGTTAATGACCAAAGAGAAGAGGAGACCAG CAGGGGTGCAGAGAGTGGATGAAGGCGGATGGAACACGGTGCAGGGGGCAAAGAATAACAGGGTGCTGGACCCTTCCAAGTTTCTGAAAATCACTAAG CCCACCATAGATGAGAAGATCCAGTTGGTTCCCAAAGCTCAGCCTGGCAGCTGGTTAAAGGGGAGCAGTGGAGGTGCCAAGGCCAGTGAGACTG AATCTCTGAGACCAGGAGCCCCCGGCCTGAACAGGTTCTCTGCCCTGCAGCAGCCACTCTCTTctgtgtcttcttcctcctcctcagcTGATCTGGAATCTCGCAGGTTAATAACCAG CCGTGGAAGTGCAGGGCGAGAGAAAAACGACAAATCTTCTGCACCTTCATCCGTCTCCGCTGCACCCCGTCCCAGCCCCCCCCTGCACGACTTGGGTGATAATCAGGAAGAACATCGCCGGGAGACCCTCCAGACTGTGAAACAGCTGAGCAGCATCACTGAACCCGACAAGAACACTGTGCCAGAAAGACGCCCCAAAGAGCCAG CCAAGTCCGAGCCATCAGAACCAGACAAACTAACTCTGTCGGAAGAGGAGATGGAGAGGAAATCCAAGGCCATCATTGATGAGTTCCTCCATATTCACGACTACAAG GAGGCCATGCAGTGTGTCGAGGAGTTTGGTGCCAACGGGCCGCTGTCAGCGTTTGTGCGACAGGGAGTGGAGTCGACGCTGGAACGGAGTCAGATCACCAGGGATCACATGGGACAGCTCCTCTACCAGCTGGTCCAGTCGGGCACACTCAGCAAACAGGACTTCTTCACAGG GTTCTCAGAGACTCTGGAGCTGGCAGACGACATGGCTATTGATATCCCCCACATCTGGCTGTACCTAGCCGAGCTGGTGACCCCCATGTTGAAAGAAGGCGGGATCTCTCTACGAGAACTGATAAC AGAGTTTGGTAAAGCTCTGCTCCCTGTGGGACGTGGAGGAGTATTATTGTCAGAAATATTGCACCTTCTATGCAAACAAATG AGCCATAAGCGAGTAGCCACATTGTGGAGAGAGACCGGACTTCAGTGGAATGACCTGTTACCTGAAGGAGAAGATGTCCAGAGCTTTGTCAGTGAGAAG AACTTGGACTTCACGCTGTCCGACTGCTCCAGCCCTTCTGagaatctttccaagaaagagatGTCGGCCGAGGAGCAGAACAAGAGGctggagcagctcattatacaggaAAAGGCTAACGATGAGCAGATCTTTGATTGGGTAGAG GCTAATCTAGAGGAGAGTCAGATGAGTTCGCCTACATTCCTTAGAGCTTTAATGACGGCGGTGTGCAAAACGGCAATTTTAG GGGACTGTTCTTCCTGCCGCGTGGACACTTCCTTCCTCAAGCAGAGGGTTCCAGTTCTACTAAAGTATCTGGACTCTGACACAGAGCGAGAACTACAAGCACTTTATGCACTACAAGCATTAATAGTAACACTTGATCAACCTCCCA ACTTGTTGCGCATGTTTTTCGATTGCCTCTATGACGAGGAGGTGATTTCGGAGGACGCCTTCTACAAATGGGAGAGCAGTAAGGACCCAGCAGAACAAGATGGCAAGGGGGTGGCACTAAAGTCGGTGACGGCCTTCTTCACGTGGCTGCGGGAGGCAGAGGAGGAGTCGGAGGACAACTAG